Within the Paraburkholderia flagellata genome, the region CACGGCCGATGGCGAGCGTCACGTGGCCCTGATCGGCGAGCACGTCGTTGGTCGGATCGAGATCGATCCAGCCGGCGGACGATGCAGGCGGTGCAGAGGGTGCGGACGGTCCCGAGGGCACATAGAGCGACACCCACGCATGCGAGGCATCCGCGCCGATCATCGGTGCCGCACCTTCGGGCGGGTCGTTGCGCAGATAGCCGCTCACATAGCGCGCCGCGAGCCCGATCGAGCGCAGGCAGCCGATCATCACCTGGGCGAAGTCCTGGCACACGCCGTGGCGCAGTTCGAATGCGCGCGCGGCGGGCGTGTCGAACGCCGTTGCCGAGGGCAGGTACTCGAAGTCGGTATGGATGCGATGCATCAGGTCGATCGCGCCGGCCAGAACGGGGACGCCGGGTGTGAAGCTTTCCAGCGCGTAGGCGCGCAATTCGGGCTGCAAGGCGATATTCGGCGAAGCGAAGCAAAACTCCGACTCCGCATGAAACGCCCCGCCCGCCGTGTAGCGCAGCATGCGCTCGACGTCTTCCCAGGCCGGTGTCGCGGCGATATCGAGGCAAGCGTAGCGCGGCGTGAGCAGCACGCTCGTCTCGCTTGTCATTTGCAGATA harbors:
- a CDS encoding transglutaminase family protein, which translates into the protein MNGARLAVTHRTTYRYSTLVETAQHLATIRPLDLPWQRVLAHRERIDPSPSYQTSRRDAFGNEVLYFSFDAPHDYLQMTSETSVLLTPRYACLDIAATPAWEDVERMLRYTAGGAFHAESEFCFASPNIALQPELRAYALESFTPGVPVLAGAIDLMHRIHTDFEYLPSATAFDTPAARAFELRHGVCQDFAQVMIGCLRSIGLAARYVSGYLRNDPPEGAAPMIGADASHAWVSLYVPSGPSAPSAPPASSAGWIDLDPTNDVLADQGHVTLAIGRDYSDVSLLRGVILGGGAHQVDVAVNVSAD